In a genomic window of Punica granatum isolate Tunisia-2019 chromosome 6, ASM765513v2, whole genome shotgun sequence:
- the LOC116210875 gene encoding light-inducible protein CPRF2 isoform X2, with protein MNSSIFSVDEIADSLWPSAVADRATAAPMSEWDYESFLQEVSCAASISPSSSSADSTAPPLPSNSKPPEGDKELNRQKKSDQSSNAPVRRDDCHAFLKSQLDRACAAVAEARSRASAAKAGESSALPENQPQSTKSSQPESRDDAQCASDSAPLGIPALPSTQRNSAAQLKQTTSESSREDSDDDELEVDTGTTENLDPAEAKRVRRMQSNRESARRSRRRKQEHMNELETQVGQLKVEHTTLLKRLTDVNQKYDEASVDNRILKADIETLRTKVKMAEETVKRVTGIHPLLLAMSNMPNTNTPFMSGPVDSFPIPPMPMQPNPSHQIFNHAPTVAAMNPQPSRLDSGFHNNSANRNPLPPAVGGNLQNEGEANNVTQISSMQNIAGAMPEWGADLPNPRKH; from the exons atgAACTCCTCCATCTTCTCGGTCGACGAGATCGCCGATTCCTTGTGGCCATCCGCCGTGGCGGACCGTGCGACGGCGGCGCCCATGTCCGAGTGGGATTACGAGAGTTTTCTCCAGGAGGTTTCATGCGCGGCTTCGATCtccccttcctcttcctccgcTGATTCCACCGCTCCTCCGTTACCTTCGAATTCCAAGCCTCCCGAGGGTGATAAGGAGCTGAACAGGCAGAAGAAGTCGGATCAGTCATCTAACGCTCCGGTCAGGCGCGATGACTGCCACGCCTTCCTCAAGTCCCAGCTCGATCGAGCTTGTGCTGCTGTAGCTGAGGCTCGCTCACGa GCTTCAGCTGCTAAGGCAGGGGAATCCAGTGCTTTGCCTGAGAACCAACCGCAGTCCACAAAATCTTCACAACCGGAGTCTCGGGATGATG CGCAATGTGCTTCTGATAGTGCACCACTTGGCATTCCTGCTCTACCTTCTACACAGAGAAATTCAGCTGCACAACTTAAACAAACTACCAGTGAATCATCAAGAGAAGATTCAGATGATGATGAACTTGAGGTTGACACTGGAACGACTGAGAATCTAGATCCTGCTGAAGCTAAACGTGTTAGAAG GATGCAATCAAATCGAGAGTCAGCTAGGCGTTccagaagaagaaaacaggAACATATGAATGAACTTGAAACCCAG GTGGGCCAGCTGAAGGTCGAGCATACTACATTGCTGAAACGGCTCACTGATGTAAATCAGAAGTATGATGAAGCATCTGTTGACAACAGAATTTTGAAAGCCGATATTGAGACCTTACGGACAAAG GTGAAGATGGCTGAGGAGACAGTGAAGCGAGTGACAGGAATCCACCCTCTCCTGCTCGCCATGTCAAATATGCCTAACACCAACACCCCATTCATGAGCGGCCCAGTGGATTCATTCCCGATTCCTCCCATGCCAATGCAACCAAATCCCAGCCACCAGATTTTTAACCATGCACCAACCGTGGCTGCTATGAACCCTCAGCCATCAAGATTGGACAGTGGCTTTCATAATAATAGTGCTAACAGGAATCCGCTCCCGCCAGCAGTTGGGGGTAATTTACAGAATGAAGGAGAGGCAAACAATGTGACTCAGATTTCTTCTATGCAGAACATTGCTGGAGCAATGCCGGAGTGGGGCGCAGATCTCCCCAACCCCCGGAAGCATTAG
- the LOC116210875 gene encoding light-inducible protein CPRF2 isoform X1 yields MNSSIFSVDEIADSLWPSAVADRATAAPMSEWDYESFLQEVSCAASISPSSSSADSTAPPLPSNSKPPEGDKELNRQKKSDQSSNAPVRRDDCHAFLKSQLDRACAAVAEARSRASAAKAGESSALPENQPQSTKSSQPESRDDGSDHGVSTAQCASDSAPLGIPALPSTQRNSAAQLKQTTSESSREDSDDDELEVDTGTTENLDPAEAKRVRRMQSNRESARRSRRRKQEHMNELETQVGQLKVEHTTLLKRLTDVNQKYDEASVDNRILKADIETLRTKVKMAEETVKRVTGIHPLLLAMSNMPNTNTPFMSGPVDSFPIPPMPMQPNPSHQIFNHAPTVAAMNPQPSRLDSGFHNNSANRNPLPPAVGGNLQNEGEANNVTQISSMQNIAGAMPEWGADLPNPRKH; encoded by the exons atgAACTCCTCCATCTTCTCGGTCGACGAGATCGCCGATTCCTTGTGGCCATCCGCCGTGGCGGACCGTGCGACGGCGGCGCCCATGTCCGAGTGGGATTACGAGAGTTTTCTCCAGGAGGTTTCATGCGCGGCTTCGATCtccccttcctcttcctccgcTGATTCCACCGCTCCTCCGTTACCTTCGAATTCCAAGCCTCCCGAGGGTGATAAGGAGCTGAACAGGCAGAAGAAGTCGGATCAGTCATCTAACGCTCCGGTCAGGCGCGATGACTGCCACGCCTTCCTCAAGTCCCAGCTCGATCGAGCTTGTGCTGCTGTAGCTGAGGCTCGCTCACGa GCTTCAGCTGCTAAGGCAGGGGAATCCAGTGCTTTGCCTGAGAACCAACCGCAGTCCACAAAATCTTCACAACCGGAGTCTCGGGATGATG GTTCTGATCATGGTGTTTCAACAGCGCAATGTGCTTCTGATAGTGCACCACTTGGCATTCCTGCTCTACCTTCTACACAGAGAAATTCAGCTGCACAACTTAAACAAACTACCAGTGAATCATCAAGAGAAGATTCAGATGATGATGAACTTGAGGTTGACACTGGAACGACTGAGAATCTAGATCCTGCTGAAGCTAAACGTGTTAGAAG GATGCAATCAAATCGAGAGTCAGCTAGGCGTTccagaagaagaaaacaggAACATATGAATGAACTTGAAACCCAG GTGGGCCAGCTGAAGGTCGAGCATACTACATTGCTGAAACGGCTCACTGATGTAAATCAGAAGTATGATGAAGCATCTGTTGACAACAGAATTTTGAAAGCCGATATTGAGACCTTACGGACAAAG GTGAAGATGGCTGAGGAGACAGTGAAGCGAGTGACAGGAATCCACCCTCTCCTGCTCGCCATGTCAAATATGCCTAACACCAACACCCCATTCATGAGCGGCCCAGTGGATTCATTCCCGATTCCTCCCATGCCAATGCAACCAAATCCCAGCCACCAGATTTTTAACCATGCACCAACCGTGGCTGCTATGAACCCTCAGCCATCAAGATTGGACAGTGGCTTTCATAATAATAGTGCTAACAGGAATCCGCTCCCGCCAGCAGTTGGGGGTAATTTACAGAATGAAGGAGAGGCAAACAATGTGACTCAGATTTCTTCTATGCAGAACATTGCTGGAGCAATGCCGGAGTGGGGCGCAGATCTCCCCAACCCCCGGAAGCATTAG